A window of Kribbella sp. NBC_00382 genomic DNA:
CGAGCCGATGGACGTCGGCGAGCTGGCGGTTGCGCAACGGCGGTTGGAGAACGCGCGGAGCGGGCTCGCCGAGGCCGAGTCGTTGCTGGCGGATGCGGAGTTTGCTGCAGCGCAGGCGCGTAAGGCGGCCGACGAGGATCGGTCGGAGGCTCAGCAGGCGCGGGCTCGGGCGGAGTTGGCGGGGGAGCGGTTGGCTGCTGCTGTCGAGTCTCTTGAGGCTGCTCGTTCGTTGCTGGCCGATGACGACGTCGAGGGCGCTGAGGTCGAGGCCACGGGTGAGGTCGAGGCTGTACTTGAGGAGCTGACCGCAGTACAGGAGCAGGTCGATGAAGCCGGGGCCGATCAGGTCGCGGGGGAGTTGGCGGATGCGCTGGCGGTCGCGACGCGGCTGCAGGGCGAGCGGGACGTACTGCGTGATTCGCTGCGCACCACCGAGGGCCGGCTGGAGCAATCCGGGCGGGACGGCCTGGCAACCCGGCGCGACACGGCTGAACTCGATCTGGCCGCTCTGCGCACCGAACACGAGAGCTTGAAGCGGCGCGCGGATGCGGCCCACCGGGTCTACGAAACCCTCGGCCGGCATCGGGCGGAGGCGCAGACGAAGTACTCGGAGCCTTTGCAGACCCGGATCGAGGCGCTCGGCCGCAGCGTCTACGGTCCGTCGTTCCGTGTCTGGCTGGATGACGACCTCGCTGTCGCCGAACGCGAACTGGACGGCGCACGACTCCGCGTCGAAGCCTTGTCGACGGGCGCCCAGGAGCAGCTCGCGATCATCACCCGCCTTGCGATCAGCCACCTGGTCAGCACCGGCGAAGGCAGCGTCCCGATCATCTTCGACGACGCTCTCGGCTGGTCGGATAAGGCGCGGCTGCGGGACATGGGCGCATTGCTCGGCCGGGCCGGCGACCATGGGCAGGTCATCATCCTGACCTGCATGCCGGACAGGTACGAGTACGTGCCGCGCGCGACGTACATCAAACTCGAGTCCTGACGGCCCGCTGACGTTGTAACGTGCCGCGCATGAGTTTGCCGGTCGTGCGCGCGTACACCGCTCGGTTCTCCGGTGCGCTGACTGCCTCGTCGCTCGATCGGCTCCGGGCGGTCAGCGGGTTGGAGGCCCGCGGGCGGCTCGATGACGAGCGGTCGGAGGAGTTCGGCGTACGGCGGCTGCGGGACACACCCGGTACGCCGGTGGTGCTGCGGCTCTACCGGGAGGACGGCCGGTGGTCGTTCGTCCTCACGTACCAAGGGGATCCGCCGGCAGCCGGTGAGTTGGCGGCGGTCCGCGATCAGGTGCGGGCGGCGGTTGCGGCGGCTGGCGTAGTACTGGATCAAGAGGCCTGAGCCGGTGTTCCCCGTCGATCCGGCCAACGGGTATCAGGTGCGGGCGCGGGACCTGGAGTTCCTCGGCTACTCGCGTGAGCAGCTCGAGTGGTGGCATGGCCGGACGGCCCCGAACGGGCTGACGCCTGGGCAGTTCCGGGAGTTCAGGTCGAGTCTGCTCGATGCGCTGCGCTCGGACGACGTACCGGCCGAGTCGGTCGAGGTGTTCCTCAAGGGGTCGAGCGTCAGCTTCTTCGCCAACAAGCGGAAGGCGTTGCCGACGCCGGCGGAGTTGGCCGATCAGCCGGTGGCCAAGGCGCGGCTGGAGCAGTGGCTCGGTGACGATGCGGATCGGCCGCAGTCGCGGTTGTTCGATGCGATGCACCGGCTCGGGCTGGAGCCGCCGAGTGATGTCGATCTGGTGATCAGCTCGGACGAGATGGTGCGGCGGGCACGGGAGCGGTTCGAGGCGGATCCGACGCACGGGCCTGACGACTACCTGCATCCGAAGTACCGGTTCGTCCGGAAGTCGTTGATGAACGAGACGTTCCCGAGCATCGCCGACTGGACGGATCGGTGGCAGGCGATGCTCGGCCGGGAGGTGACGCCGGCCGTGTTCGGGCTGCGGGAGGAGCAGCTCGAACCACCGGACATCGACCAGGCCGTGCGCTGGAAGATCGTCGGGCCGGAGGCCCTTGCGATGAACACTCTGGGGAGTGAAGCGGTGCGGCAGACGAGCTATGAGGACAAGCTTCGGATCACGCCGCCGGAGCTGCCGGTGCCGGGTATCGACCTGCGGATGCGCGCTGATCAGCAGCAGCGCGGGATTGATCGGGCGTTGCTGCGGTTCCTGGACTCTGAGGTCAGCCTGTCGGCCGATGCGTACCGCGTGCTGGGTCAGCGGGTGGCCGACGTCCGGCAAGCTTTTGTGGAGGATTCGCTCTTCGCTGCGAACGAGAATCGGCTGCTCGGACAGGGGAGTTGCTTCTACGGTACGGCGATCCAGCCGGTCGCCGGGCGCGGACTCGACGTCGACGTACTGCTCGAGCTTCCGTACCGGGCGGACTGGAATCCGCAGCATTATCTGGTCGAGGCCGAGCGGGCGCTGAACGAGAGCCGTACATGTGCGGGGGCGGCTCAGCGGCAGAGCCGGAACGTGCGGATCGACTTCCCGGGTGAGGTACACGTGGACGTCGTACCGATGGTGAAGCTGCCGTCGGGGGAGCGGGCGATCGTGAACTTCGACGAGAACGCCTTCCAGCCGGTCGATCCGGTCGGGATCGCGGAGTGGATCGACCAGCAGGACTCGCGGGCGGGTGGCAGCTTGCGGCCGGCTGTGCGGTTGCTGAAGTACGCGAACGCTATGGAGGGGAAGTTGCCGCTGGCTCCGATCGCTTTGACGATCCAGCTGGGTGAGCAGATCAAGAGATCGGGGCTCGATCAAGCAGGACTGACCGAGGACCTGCGCCAGTTGACCGATGGGCTGTGCGAGGCGACCGCTGACCCGTCTCGCAAGCCGCGGATCGATGACCCGAGCCGGCCGGACGTGAACTTCGATCATCGGTGGAAGCCGGAGGACTACCAGCGGTTCCGGGTCGGGATCCGGGAGTACAACGATCGGCTGGCGAACGCTCTCCGGACCGATCCGGAAGGGACTCGGGCCGATGTGTGGTTGCCGGTGTTCGGGAAGGACTTCGCGCAGTACCTGGACCGGGTGGAGGCGGACAGTTCGTTGCAGTTGTCGGCAGCGAAGGCTTTCGGCGGGAGTGCGCCGGCGGCTCGGGCTGTGGAGGGCGTGGGCGGACAGGGATCGGCGCGGCGGGCGGCATCACGTAGTACCGGCGAGCGTGGGCGTGAATGAAAGTCGCTGAACGGGGTTGACCTGGAGTGCACTCCAGGTAGTTGGCTAGGGGCATGACCTCGATTCAGGTGCCGGACGGTGGGGTGACGATCGGTGAGGCGGCCCGGGTGACTGGGTTGTCGATCGATACTTTGCGGTACTACGACCGCGAGGGGCTGCTGGGGGAGTTGCCGCGGGACGGCGGTGGGCGGCGGCGGTTCGATCAGCTCAGCATCGGGTTGCTGGATGTGCTGATCCGGTTGCGGCGTACTGGGATGCCGATCGAGCAGGTACGGCGGTTCACCCGGCATGTGCGGGAGGGCGATCGCGACCGGGCCGGGCGGCTGGCGTTGCTGCGGGAGCACCGGATCAAGGTGCTCGAGGATCTGCAGCAGTTGCAGGCCGATCTCGAGGTCATCGACTGGAAGATCGCGGCCTACCAGGCCGCCGAGGACGGCATCGATCCGCCGCCTCGCGACTGACTTTTGCGATGGGACACAGATGACTGAGGCAATGAGCAAGAAGCTCGGCGGGCGTACTACGAGCGCGCTGGGAGTCGGATGCTGGGCGATCGGCGGGCCGTGGGTGGCCTCCGGGCGGCCGGCCGGCTGGGGTGAGGTGGATGACGAGGTCAGCATCCGGATGATCCACACCGCCGTCGAGGCCGGCATCCGGTTGCTGGACACAGCTGACGTCTACGGCACCGGGCACAGCGAATTGGTGGTCGGCGAAGCGTTGCGTCGACTGCCGTCCAGCGTCCGCGACGAGGTGATCGTCGCAACCAAGTTCGGCAACCTCTTCGACGAGACCACCCGGATCGCCCAAGGCCAGGACGTCTCACCTGCCGCGATCCGCAACGCCTGCGAAGGAAGCCTGCGCCGCCTGGGTGTCGAATCTCTCGACCTGTACCAAATGCACGACGGCGCCGGCACCGCCGCCGCTGCCGAGGACGTAGTGGCAACCCTCGACCAACTAGTTGCCGAAGGCAAGGTCAAACAGTTCGGCACCAGCGTCGACGCCCCCGAGGTAATCGCAACCTACGGCAAGGCAACGGCCGTAAGCGTCCAGTCCCAACTCAACGTCTTCGGCCACAACCCCGAGGTCTTGGCGACCGCCCACGAGTACGACCTAACAGTCCTGGCCCGAACCCCACTAGCCATGGGCCTGCTAACCGGCAAGTACAACCTCTCGAACCGCCCCGCCGAAACCGACGTCCGCCGAGACACCCCCTGGTGGACCTACTTCGACGACGACACCATGACCGACTGGCTCCGCCGCCTGGAAGCCGTCCGAGAAATCCTCACCACCAACGGCCGCACCCTAACCCAAGGCGCCCTCGCCTACCTCTGGGCTCTGGACCCGATCATCATCCCGCTCCCCGGAGCCCGAACCCCGGAACAGGTCAGCGAACACGCGGCCGCCATCACCTTCGGCCCGCTGACCGACGCCGCGCGCCAGGAAATCGACACCCTCCTAGCCGACTCCCCAGAACGGCACTAGTCGAGGACCGCGCCGAGAAACTCATCCACCCGCCCGTACCAAACGCAGTGCCCGGCAGCGACGACCGACCTGACCCGAAAGCCGAGCCCCTTGAGTTCACCAGCCCGCTCCGGCGAAACGAACCGACTGGGCTCGGCTCGGATCAGTACCGAGGGAATGCTGGTACTCGGCGGACCCGGTAACGGATTTCGGTCGTATCTCAGCTGCAACGCCACCGCCGTCGCCGGATCGAACTGGCGAGCAGCCTCCGCTTCGACCCTGCGATCTTCTTCGGACCACGCGGGCTTGCTCACCCGCAACTGCTCAACGGTCCGGCCGGCTTTGGCGCCGCTGAACCGGGCCAGCAGTTCGTCAGCGCCGGCACCCGTATCGGCGGGCGAGAACGGCACGTCGACGTAGACGGCTCTCGCCGGACGCAGGAGCGGGAGAGCAGCAGCGAGCACGATGGCCCCGAGCGAGTGCCCGATAGCCAGTTCGACCACAGGACCGGGCGCGGCTCGAGTGTCCAGTTCGGCCCGGACGGTTTCGGCAACGGACTCGGCGTACGACTCGATCGTTGGATCGGCGGTTGCGGGTGAGCGTCCGTGGCCAGGCAGATCGACACCAATCGCCCGGTAGCCGCGGCCGGCCAGAGCTGGGCCCAGCTCGTGAAACTGCCGGGCCGACCCCAACATCCCATGCACCAGCACGGCGATCTTGTCGCCAGCACCCCACGCCAGCCGGTTCAGCAGCACGCAGTGTCTGACGCCGGCGAGGCGCGACTGGTTGGCGGATGGGTGGGGGTGGGGGAGCATGAGGGGATGGAAGCGGGCCGGGTGGCCGCTGGCTGGGGGCTTGCTGGTCGGGGTGTTGAGCAGGAGTTGCTCGAGGGTGCCTTGGGAGGGGCTGCGGGCGGGCGGCCCCGTGCGGTGGTCGTGCATGGTGAGGCCGGGGTGGGGAAGACCCGGCTGGTTCGGGAGGCGTGCGGCGATCCGGAGCTCCTCGTGCTGTGGGGCGCCTGCGTTCATTTCGGTGGTGGGACGGTTCCGTATGCACCGATCATCGGGGTGCTGCAGGACTGGTATGCCGGAGCGGATCCGACGGAGCGTTCGGAGGTACTGGCCGGCGCCGACGAACTGGGAGCACTGCTGCCGGCCATGGGGACCGGGCGGATCGCACCGACCATCCGCCTGATCCCGTTGATCGACACGGTCCTCAACCGGATCGCGGAGCGCCATCGAACAGTCGTGGTGATCGACGACCTGCACTGGGCGGACGTGGCTTCGCTGGATGTGCTGGCCTACCTGATCACCGGCTTCCGCGGGCAGCGGCTGACCGTGCTTGGGACCTGCCGGGACGAGAACCGGACCGAGGGACACCCGCTGCACAGCTGGCTCGCGGACATGCGGCGGATGCCCGGCTTCGAGGAGATCCACCTCGACCGCCTCGACCTGGACGCCACAGCGATACAGCTGGAGCAGTTGCTCGGACAGGTGCCGGATATCGAGCTTGCTGCCCAGGTGCAGTCGACCTCGGGAGGCAACCCGTACCTCACCGAACTGCTGGCCCAGCAACTGTCCGGTGGGGAATCCGTCTTACCGGCGACTGTGCCGCAAGCTCTCCGCGACGCGCTCTTGGCCGCCTGGCACAAGCTGTCCGCGCCGACTCGTCAACTGGTCCGAGTGCTCGCCGTCGGCGGCCGCCCGACCACCCTCCCGATCCTGGCCGCCGTCGCATCGGAGCACGGCATCGACACCGACGTACTGTCCGCGTGTCTCGGGGAGGCCCAGGTCGGGGGAGTTCTCAGAGCCGAGTCGACCGACAAACCGTGGTTCCGCCATCCCCTGCTCGCCGAGGTCCTGTACGCCGAACTGGCGCCACTCGAGGCCGCTCGCATCCATGCCACCTACCTCGAGGTGCTGGAGCCCCTGGCTGGTCCGGCGGAAGCTGCCGACCTCGCCGTCCACAGTCAGCATGCGGGTCGTGTCGACGACACCTATCGCTGGTCGAAGCTCGCCGCCGATCACGCGACCGACCTGCGCGCGCCCGCCGAGCAAGCTATCCAGCTGATCCGGATGTGCGACCTGTGGGAGCAGGTCTCGCCGACCATTCGTGGCACCGCCGCCGACCGGGTGGAACTCGTCCTGCGGGCCAGCGCGGTCTGTCTGCGGGTCGGCCGGGACGACATCGCGATCGACCGGCTCAACGAGGTGATCGGCTTGGTCGACCGGGATCGTGAACCGCTCCAGGCGAGCAACCTGCTGGTCGACCGAAGCATTCTGCGCTGGCACCGGACCGAACCGATCGAGGCCGTGCTGGCGGACATCCACGAGGCTCAGGAGCTCACGGCCCCTTTCCCGGAGAGCGCCGAGCACGCCCGGGTCCTGGCTGAGCTCGGATCCGCCGAAGGCTGGATCGGTAGCCCCGAGGCACTCAGGCACGCGGAAGAGGCCGTGTGCATCGCCCGCGGTGCCGGCTCCGAACGGGTGCTGGCCGAAGCGCTGACCGCACGAGCGAATGCGATCCTCGACCACTCCACGGTACGAGCCCTGACGGACGCACGGGCAGCCGAACCGCTGGCACGCTCGTCCGGATCGATGGGCGACCTACTGAAGGCCTTCGTGTGGCAGGTGAACGCCCTGGTTGGCCTCGGGAGGATCGAGGAGGCAACCGAGGTTGCACTGCGCGGGTACAGCGAGCTCGTCGCGCCCGGGCCGGACCTGTTCGCGTACTCCCTGGCCTACCTGGCCTGTGAAGGTCTGCTGCCGTCGGGGCGCTGGAACGAGTGTCGCGAACTACTGCGTACCGCGCTTGCCGCCCGGTGTGTGGGCATCGCCGGCGCCGCTATCAGATTGACGGCCGCGACGCTGGCGGTCCGCTGCGGCAGCCTGCCGGAGGCAAGACAGCATTTCGATCGCGCTCGTGAACTGATCTCCGATGACTTCCTGGGAGTGCGGGCCGCGTTGGCGGAGGGTGGCGCCGAGGTCCTCGTCGCCGAAGGGAAGCCCCTGCAGGCGCTGCATTGGCTCGACAACAAGTTGAGCCGACCGGGCGGCGTACCGAGGGATGATGACGACGACCTGCTGGTGCCTTACGCGAACGCTGCGGCAGAGGCCGCACGGATGGCGCGCGATGCCGGTGATCCAGCGGCCGCCGGCGAGGTCGTCGCGATGCTCGGCGAGGTGGTCAGCGATTGGCCGTGGGAGCCGTTCACCACCGTACGGCCGGACGCGGCGGTGCAATCGATGAATCAGAGCCTCTTCCTCGCCGAGGTCGCGCGCTGCCGCGATGACCCAGACCAGCCTGGCCGATGGCGAGTTGCGATCGAAGCCTGCGAGGCCGCGAACGCGCCGTGGCACCAGGCTGTCGCGCAATGCCGATGTGCTGAGGCGACGGTGGCTGCTGGTCAGCCGGCGGTCAGTGTCAGTGAGTTGATGCGGCGGGCACACCACACTGCCGCCGAGCTGGGTGCGGAACCGTTGCAGGACAGCGTCGCGGCGCTGGCCCGGCGTACGCGGATCAGCCTTCGCGAGCCGGCAGCTGTCGCCGCCCCTGGCCAGTCGCGCACGCCGCTGTCCGCCTTGACCGCGCGGGAGCTGGAGATTCTGGGCTTCCTCGTCGCCGGCCGTTCGAACGGCGAGATCGCGAAGGAGCTCTTCATCAGCGGCAAGACGGTCAGCGTGCACGTCTCGAACATCCTGCGAAAGACCGGTACTGCGAGCCGTCTGGAGGCCGCTGCCCTGGCCGAGCGGCTAGGCGGTCCGAAGGGTTGAACGACGCCGGTACAGCCAAAGACCGGTGACGGCCAGACCGGCGCCACCCACTGCGCCGGCGCCGGTCTGCAGCGCTTCGGCCAGGCCGTCGTCGACCGCGACTACCTGCGTGGGTCCTGGCACGTCGATGAACATGACGGCGTCGCCACCACCACCGCCGCCGGGTTCGACGTTCTGGGCCGATGCCTGTGACGTTGCGGCGACGGCCGTACCGCACACCAGCACCGGTACTGCGATGAATGCATACCTGAGTTTCATGGCTCCTCCTCGCGGCGCGAATCGCCGCCTGCCTCCACGATCGGACGGCAGTGGAGGAGCCACATCAGGCTTACTGCCTTAGATTTCTCACCCGTTCGCCCTTAGGCCATCGGGATGACGGTGGCGGTGGTGAGGGTGGGTTGGGTGGCGCCTGGTTTGTTTTCGATGGTGAGGCCGAAGGCGATCTTGTCGGCTACGCCGCCTTCGATCAGGTGGGGGCCGTCGGTGGTGGTGAGGCCTACCGAGTGCATGTCCTGGGACTTGTCGCTCAGCCAGAGTTGGTAGGTCTTGTTGTCGGGGAGTTTGGGGAGGTTGTTCAGCAGGACGATGGCGGTGTCCTTGGTGGGGGACACCACGACTGCTGCTTGGCCGCCGGTTTTGAGGTTGGCTCGGACGGTTTTGGCGTCCGGCTCGGCTAGGAGGGACGCCAGTTGCTGGTTCTGGCGGTGGGCCTCGGAGTTGTCGCGGTACTGGTCGATCGCTATGCCGCCGGCGCCGGCTACCAGGAGTCCGGCCGCGGCCAGGCTGAAGAGGGAGCGGCGGGTGAAGGACTTGCGGTGGACAGCGATCGGCTCAGCGATCGGTACGTCGGGCCTCACCAGCGGGTGTAGTTGGCGGGTGGTGGCGATCTCGGCGAGGACGCGCGACTTCAGGGCCGGCGGCGGCTCGGTGGCGACCGCAGTACCGAGTTTGTTGGCCGCCTCGCGGAGCTCCGCGACCTCGGCGCTGCAGGACTGGCAGTCGGCGAGATGCGCCTCGAAACCGATCCGCTCGTCCTCGGGCAGTGCATTCAGTACGTAGGGACCGGTCAGCGCGTGCACTTCCGGTGTCGTCATGGCCCTCACCTCCCCGTCACACCCAGGCAGTCGCGCAGCCGGATCAGGCCGTCGCGCATGCGTGCTTTGATCGTCGCGAGCTTGGCGTCGAGCAACTCCGCCACTTCCCGGTACGAGTATCCGCCGTAGTACGCCAGCGTCACCGACTCCCGCTGCAGCTCGGTCAGCGAGGACAGACAGTGCCGGACCTGCTCCACCTCGAGGTTCGTCGTCACGGCTTCGGCGACCTCGTCGTACTCCGTGGTCGAACTCGCCGCCGCGACCGCTTGCTCCCGATCGGTGGACGACTGCTCCGAGCGAACCCGGTCGATCGCCCGGCGATGCGCCATCGTCAGGACCCACGAGGTGAGCGAGCCGCGATCGGCGTCGTACCGAGTGGCAGTGCGCCAGATCTCGACCATCACCTCTTGGGTCACCTCCTCGGACTGTGCAGGGTTGCGCAGTACGCGCCTGATCAGGCCGTAGACGCGGGGCGCCATCAGGTCGTACAGCTCAGCGAACGCGTCGGTGTCGCCGCGTGCCACCCGCGCCATCAGGTCGGCCGGGCTACCAGCAGCCGGGTCGACAACCCGCGGCCACGGTAAGGCG
This region includes:
- a CDS encoding MerR family transcriptional regulator; translated protein: MTSIQVPDGGVTIGEAARVTGLSIDTLRYYDREGLLGELPRDGGGRRRFDQLSIGLLDVLIRLRRTGMPIEQVRRFTRHVREGDRDRAGRLALLREHRIKVLEDLQQLQADLEVIDWKIAAYQAAEDGIDPPPRD
- a CDS encoding anti-sigma factor — protein: MTTPEVHALTGPYVLNALPEDERIGFEAHLADCQSCSAEVAELREAANKLGTAVATEPPPALKSRVLAEIATTRQLHPLVRPDVPIAEPIAVHRKSFTRRSLFSLAAAGLLVAGAGGIAIDQYRDNSEAHRQNQQLASLLAEPDAKTVRANLKTGGQAAVVVSPTKDTAIVLLNNLPKLPDNKTYQLWLSDKSQDMHSVGLTTTDGPHLIEGGVADKIAFGLTIENKPGATQPTLTTATVIPMA
- a CDS encoding SMODS domain-containing nucleotidyltransferase, which translates into the protein MFPVDPANGYQVRARDLEFLGYSREQLEWWHGRTAPNGLTPGQFREFRSSLLDALRSDDVPAESVEVFLKGSSVSFFANKRKALPTPAELADQPVAKARLEQWLGDDADRPQSRLFDAMHRLGLEPPSDVDLVISSDEMVRRARERFEADPTHGPDDYLHPKYRFVRKSLMNETFPSIADWTDRWQAMLGREVTPAVFGLREEQLEPPDIDQAVRWKIVGPEALAMNTLGSEAVRQTSYEDKLRITPPELPVPGIDLRMRADQQQRGIDRALLRFLDSEVSLSADAYRVLGQRVADVRQAFVEDSLFAANENRLLGQGSCFYGTAIQPVAGRGLDVDVLLELPYRADWNPQHYLVEAERALNESRTCAGAAQRQSRNVRIDFPGEVHVDVVPMVKLPSGERAIVNFDENAFQPVDPVGIAEWIDQQDSRAGGSLRPAVRLLKYANAMEGKLPLAPIALTIQLGEQIKRSGLDQAGLTEDLRQLTDGLCEATADPSRKPRIDDPSRPDVNFDHRWKPEDYQRFRVGIREYNDRLANALRTDPEGTRADVWLPVFGKDFAQYLDRVEADSSLQLSAAKAFGGSAPAARAVEGVGGQGSARRAASRSTGERGRE
- a CDS encoding sigma-70 family RNA polymerase sigma factor, with the protein product MSEETALPWPRVVDPAAGSPADLMARVARGDTDAFAELYDLMAPRVYGLIRRVLRNPAQSEEVTQEVMVEIWRTATRYDADRGSLTSWVLTMAHRRAIDRVRSEQSSTDREQAVAAASSTTEYDEVAEAVTTNLEVEQVRHCLSSLTELQRESVTLAYYGGYSYREVAELLDAKLATIKARMRDGLIRLRDCLGVTGR
- a CDS encoding aldo/keto reductase, with translation MTEAMSKKLGGRTTSALGVGCWAIGGPWVASGRPAGWGEVDDEVSIRMIHTAVEAGIRLLDTADVYGTGHSELVVGEALRRLPSSVRDEVIVATKFGNLFDETTRIAQGQDVSPAAIRNACEGSLRRLGVESLDLYQMHDGAGTAAAAEDVVATLDQLVAEGKVKQFGTSVDAPEVIATYGKATAVSVQSQLNVFGHNPEVLATAHEYDLTVLARTPLAMGLLTGKYNLSNRPAETDVRRDTPWWTYFDDDTMTDWLRRLEAVREILTTNGRTLTQGALAYLWALDPIIIPLPGARTPEQVSEHAAAITFGPLTDAARQEIDTLLADSPERH
- a CDS encoding alpha/beta fold hydrolase, whose product is MHDHRTGPPARSPSQGTLEQLLLNTPTSKPPASGHPARFHPLMLPHPHPSANQSRLAGVRHCVLLNRLAWGAGDKIAVLVHGMLGSARQFHELGPALAGRGYRAIGVDLPGHGRSPATADPTIESYAESVAETVRAELDTRAAPGPVVELAIGHSLGAIVLAAALPLLRPARAVYVDVPFSPADTGAGADELLARFSGAKAGRTVEQLRVSKPAWSEEDRRVEAEAARQFDPATAVALQLRYDRNPLPGPPSTSIPSVLIRAEPSRFVSPERAGELKGLGFRVRSVVAAGHCVWYGRVDEFLGAVLD
- a CDS encoding helix-turn-helix transcriptional regulator, which codes for MEAGRVAAGWGLAGRGVEQELLEGALGGAAGGRPRAVVVHGEAGVGKTRLVREACGDPELLVLWGACVHFGGGTVPYAPIIGVLQDWYAGADPTERSEVLAGADELGALLPAMGTGRIAPTIRLIPLIDTVLNRIAERHRTVVVIDDLHWADVASLDVLAYLITGFRGQRLTVLGTCRDENRTEGHPLHSWLADMRRMPGFEEIHLDRLDLDATAIQLEQLLGQVPDIELAAQVQSTSGGNPYLTELLAQQLSGGESVLPATVPQALRDALLAAWHKLSAPTRQLVRVLAVGGRPTTLPILAAVASEHGIDTDVLSACLGEAQVGGVLRAESTDKPWFRHPLLAEVLYAELAPLEAARIHATYLEVLEPLAGPAEAADLAVHSQHAGRVDDTYRWSKLAADHATDLRAPAEQAIQLIRMCDLWEQVSPTIRGTAADRVELVLRASAVCLRVGRDDIAIDRLNEVIGLVDRDREPLQASNLLVDRSILRWHRTEPIEAVLADIHEAQELTAPFPESAEHARVLAELGSAEGWIGSPEALRHAEEAVCIARGAGSERVLAEALTARANAILDHSTVRALTDARAAEPLARSSGSMGDLLKAFVWQVNALVGLGRIEEATEVALRGYSELVAPGPDLFAYSLAYLACEGLLPSGRWNECRELLRTALAARCVGIAGAAIRLTAATLAVRCGSLPEARQHFDRARELISDDFLGVRAALAEGGAEVLVAEGKPLQALHWLDNKLSRPGGVPRDDDDDLLVPYANAAAEAARMARDAGDPAAAGEVVAMLGEVVSDWPWEPFTTVRPDAAVQSMNQSLFLAEVARCRDDPDQPGRWRVAIEACEAANAPWHQAVAQCRCAEATVAAGQPAVSVSELMRRAHHTAAELGAEPLQDSVAALARRTRISLREPAAVAAPGQSRTPLSALTARELEILGFLVAGRSNGEIAKELFISGKTVSVHVSNILRKTGTASRLEAAALAERLGGPKG